The following coding sequences are from one Paenibacillus tundrae window:
- a CDS encoding TrkH family potassium uptake protein encodes MIISWASYEDEASSTKTFTVHHACILLKEVPFMKFRLHFPKFLSPPLILVGGFILIISIGTILLMLPISNQSGEHLAFIDALFTATSAACVTGLVVVDVGTTFNLFGQIIIMVLMQLGGLGFMTIATLFALVMGKRISLRDRLLLKEAINADSMEGIVRIIRKVLIFSFTIEGVAAIILALRWATEMPVMQAAYYGVFHSVSLFNNGGFDLFGNSFQYYRGDWLFNLTASILVISGGLGFVVLNDLFEYRKRRRLSLQSKLVLSVSGALIGIGAIVLFIFEFTNGHTLAPLNWSEKIYAAIFQSVSTRSSGTSTIDITEMRQATQFFFILLMFIGASPGSTGGGIKTTTFLIMIGAVYAMIRGNKDIVFFRQRVPKELLMRALTIIMVSLIIFMVVVMLLLTTEDAPFLALMFEAASAIGTVGLSVGVTHELTDWGKIIITFTMFVGRIGPLTIAYALRPRKEKKLYRHPEGRIIIG; translated from the coding sequence AGACTTTTACCGTTCACCATGCTTGTATTTTGTTAAAAGAGGTGCCCTTCATGAAGTTCAGGCTTCACTTCCCTAAATTTCTATCCCCTCCGTTGATTCTGGTTGGTGGTTTTATACTTATCATCTCCATCGGTACAATTTTGCTAATGCTTCCAATCTCTAATCAGAGCGGCGAGCACCTGGCATTTATCGATGCGCTGTTTACGGCTACCTCTGCGGCATGTGTGACCGGACTGGTTGTTGTAGATGTTGGGACAACCTTCAATTTATTTGGTCAGATTATTATAATGGTGCTCATGCAACTCGGTGGACTTGGATTTATGACCATCGCCACGTTGTTTGCATTGGTTATGGGTAAGCGCATCTCACTTCGGGATAGGTTACTGCTCAAAGAGGCCATTAACGCGGATAGTATGGAGGGTATTGTACGTATCATCCGTAAGGTGCTGATTTTCTCTTTTACCATTGAGGGAGTAGCGGCAATTATACTGGCGCTGCGCTGGGCAACAGAGATGCCTGTTATGCAGGCTGCATACTATGGAGTGTTTCATTCGGTCTCCTTGTTTAATAATGGCGGGTTCGACCTATTTGGTAACAGCTTTCAGTATTATAGGGGCGACTGGTTGTTTAACCTAACAGCCTCTATCCTTGTCATCTCGGGTGGACTCGGCTTTGTAGTTCTGAATGATCTATTCGAATATCGCAAACGCCGCCGTTTGTCCCTACAATCCAAGCTGGTGCTATCCGTATCGGGTGCGCTGATTGGGATCGGAGCGATTGTCCTATTTATCTTTGAATTCACCAATGGACATACGTTGGCACCGCTGAATTGGAGTGAGAAGATATATGCGGCCATATTCCAATCAGTGTCGACCCGCTCCTCAGGTACGAGTACCATTGATATTACGGAGATGAGACAGGCGACGCAGTTCTTTTTCATTCTATTAATGTTTATTGGGGCATCACCAGGATCAACGGGTGGTGGGATCAAAACGACAACATTTTTAATTATGATCGGCGCCGTATATGCCATGATTCGTGGAAATAAAGATATTGTGTTCTTCCGTCAACGTGTTCCGAAGGAACTTCTTATGCGGGCATTGACCATTATTATGGTTTCCTTAATCATCTTCATGGTCGTTGTCATGCTGTTATTGACGACAGAGGATGCGCCGTTTCTCGCGCTTATGTTTGAGGCCGCCTCGGCAATTGGAACAGTTGGACTTTCGGTGGGTGTTACTCATGAATTAACCGATTGGGGCAAAATTATTATTACATTTACGATGTTTGTTGGCCGTATTGGGCCGTTAACGATTGCTTATGCGCTTCGTCCGCGCAAAGAGAAGAAACTGTATCGTCATCCAGAAGGACGAATCATTATCGGATAA
- a CDS encoding TetR/AcrR family transcriptional regulator, whose product MPKIVDHDKQRLLVAEAAWRVIRRDGMEHTSVRNIAKEANLSTGSMRHYFSTQSDLLLYAMNLVSERVTHRYHQMSLTGPPLEDMKKILLELLPNTDEKFAEMEVWFAFTVKSKTDPALKSLADNVYNELRRMAAYVITHLMELGLTNSDLNVELEIERLYALVDGLAIHAILRPESMNAKVMDDILTLHLASLCDSQES is encoded by the coding sequence ATGCCTAAAATAGTTGATCACGATAAACAACGCCTTCTTGTTGCGGAAGCGGCATGGCGCGTTATACGCAGGGATGGTATGGAGCATACCTCTGTTCGTAATATTGCAAAAGAAGCTAACCTATCTACAGGTTCAATGCGTCATTATTTCTCTACGCAATCCGATTTGCTCCTATATGCTATGAATCTGGTATCTGAACGAGTCACGCACCGATATCATCAGATGTCACTCACAGGTCCTCCACTGGAGGATATGAAGAAGATATTATTAGAACTCTTGCCTAATACAGACGAGAAATTTGCAGAGATGGAGGTATGGTTCGCTTTTACTGTAAAATCCAAAACAGATCCGGCGCTCAAGTCGCTTGCGGATAATGTCTATAACGAACTCCGGCGGATGGCTGCTTATGTCATCACTCATCTGATGGAGCTTGGGTTAACAAACTCCGACCTAAACGTAGAACTTGAGATCGAACGATTGTATGCACTAGTCGATGGATTAGCCATTCACGCCATACTCAGACCTGAATCAATGAATGCGAAGGTTATGGATGACATCCTCACATTACATCTTGCCTCTTTATGCGATTCACAAGAGTCGTGA
- the guaB gene encoding IMP dehydrogenase produces the protein MWEDKFGKEGLTFDDVLLVPRKSETLPKEVDVSVRLSDSVKLNIPLISAGMDTVTEATLAIAIAREGGIGIIHKNMSVEQQAEEVDRVKRSESGVITNPFSLTAEHLVSDAEAVMAKYRISGVPIVEGEQKLVGILTNRDLRFIHDYGIKISEVMTRENLVTAPVGTTLQEAEGILQKHKIEKLPLVDESNTLKGLITIKDIEKAIQFPNAAKDAQGRLLVGAAIGISKDTFERADALVQAGVDLITVDSAHGHHINIIDAVRQLRERFPNLTIVAGNVATGEATRDLIEAGASVVKVGIGPGSICTTRVIAGIGVPQVTAVYDCATVAREYGIPIIADGGIKYSGEITKALAAGAHAVMLGSLFAGTEESPGESEIYQGRRFKVYRGMGSMSAMKQGSKDRYFQDDDKKLVPEGIEGRVAYKGPLSDTIHQLIGGLRSGMGYCGTSSLDQLRNDTHFIRITGAGLRESHPHDVQITKEAPNYSL, from the coding sequence GTGTGGGAAGATAAATTTGGTAAGGAAGGCTTGACCTTCGACGATGTATTGCTGGTGCCACGGAAATCCGAGACACTACCTAAAGAAGTAGATGTATCTGTACGTTTGAGCGATAGTGTAAAACTGAATATTCCATTGATCAGTGCGGGTATGGATACCGTTACAGAAGCAACATTGGCAATTGCTATTGCTCGTGAAGGCGGCATCGGGATTATTCATAAAAATATGTCTGTTGAGCAACAAGCGGAGGAAGTGGATCGTGTTAAACGCTCGGAAAGCGGCGTTATTACGAACCCATTCTCACTGACTGCGGAACACCTGGTATCTGATGCAGAAGCCGTTATGGCGAAGTACCGTATCTCCGGTGTACCTATCGTTGAGGGTGAACAGAAGCTGGTTGGTATTCTGACTAACCGTGACTTGCGTTTCATCCATGATTACGGCATTAAAATCAGCGAAGTAATGACTCGTGAGAACCTGGTAACTGCCCCTGTAGGCACTACGCTGCAAGAAGCAGAAGGTATTCTGCAGAAGCATAAAATCGAGAAGCTTCCATTGGTAGATGAGTCCAACACATTGAAAGGTCTCATTACAATTAAAGATATTGAAAAAGCAATTCAATTCCCGAATGCAGCCAAAGATGCACAAGGTCGTCTTTTGGTGGGTGCGGCAATTGGTATTTCGAAAGATACATTTGAACGTGCTGATGCACTCGTACAAGCAGGCGTTGATCTAATCACTGTAGACTCCGCTCACGGTCATCACATCAATATTATTGATGCAGTCCGTCAACTGCGCGAGCGTTTCCCGAACCTTACGATTGTTGCAGGTAACGTAGCAACTGGTGAAGCAACACGTGATCTAATCGAAGCAGGTGCTTCTGTAGTAAAAGTAGGTATCGGTCCTGGTTCTATCTGTACAACTCGTGTTATCGCAGGGATCGGCGTACCTCAGGTAACGGCTGTATACGATTGTGCAACTGTAGCACGTGAGTATGGAATTCCGATTATTGCCGATGGTGGTATTAAGTATTCCGGTGAAATCACGAAGGCTCTTGCAGCAGGTGCTCATGCCGTGATGCTGGGAAGCTTGTTTGCAGGTACAGAAGAAAGCCCAGGCGAGTCTGAGATCTATCAAGGACGTCGCTTCAAGGTATACCGTGGTATGGGTTCAATGAGTGCAATGAAACAAGGAAGTAAGGATCGTTACTTCCAAGATGATGATAAGAAACTTGTTCCGGAAGGAATCGAGGGTCGTGTAGCATACAAAGGTCCTTTGTCTGATACGATTCACCAACTGATCGGTGGTCTGCGTTCTGGTATGGGCTACTGTGGAACAAGCAGCTTGGATCAGCTTCGTAATGATACACATTTCATCCGCATTACCGGTGCAGGTTTGCGGGAAAGTCACCCACATGATGTACAGATTACAAAAGAGGCACCTAACTACTCGTTGTAA
- a CDS encoding D-alanyl-D-alanine carboxypeptidase family protein: MNKKKRQMLKKSVASVMLINMLCLSAVMPVMAAANDSGQVLTAAATTTKTEKAAKIPGVDELGLEVKNAVLMEASTGQILLSVNANEAKPPASMTKMMTEYIVAEEVKQGRLSWDDVVTVKENAAKSIGSRIFLAEGDQHTVKELYIAMAVGSANDATVALAEHVAGSEEAFVKMMNEEAKRMGMKDTFFINSSGLDRADMPAKFRPDEDKETMMSAIDAAILCRYIIMDHPDYKDFTTIQSYKFRPNDKAPIINYNWMLEENKNITNFKSYAYEGLDGMKTGHTTNAGNNFTGTAERDGMRLISVVMGTTSESARFKETKKVLDFGFNNFEVKQAVAAKTKVTGWEAVPLKKGAETTVPVVTDNAVSFVVPKGTQNLDVTFKANITEADKLVAPIKAGTKVGTVTYSYKAEGIEPQEKTVNLITAEEAEKGGWFRLFFRAVKDFFVDLFDGIKNLF; the protein is encoded by the coding sequence ATGAACAAAAAGAAACGCCAAATGCTCAAAAAAAGCGTTGCCTCAGTAATGCTGATTAATATGCTATGCCTGTCTGCGGTAATGCCTGTCATGGCTGCAGCGAACGATTCAGGGCAAGTCCTGACGGCAGCTGCAACGACGACAAAAACCGAAAAAGCAGCTAAGATCCCGGGTGTTGATGAATTAGGGCTTGAAGTTAAGAATGCTGTACTGATGGAAGCATCAACGGGTCAGATCCTTCTCTCTGTAAATGCAAACGAAGCAAAGCCGCCCGCAAGTATGACTAAGATGATGACAGAGTATATCGTGGCTGAAGAAGTGAAGCAAGGCAGACTTAGTTGGGATGATGTGGTTACTGTTAAAGAGAACGCAGCGAAAAGCATTGGTTCGCGTATCTTCCTTGCAGAAGGCGATCAGCATACTGTCAAAGAGCTCTATATCGCGATGGCGGTTGGGTCAGCCAACGATGCTACCGTTGCTTTGGCTGAACACGTTGCCGGCTCCGAAGAAGCATTTGTCAAAATGATGAATGAAGAAGCAAAACGCATGGGAATGAAAGATACCTTTTTCATTAACTCGTCAGGTCTTGACCGTGCCGATATGCCTGCAAAATTCCGTCCGGATGAAGATAAAGAAACGATGATGTCAGCGATTGATGCGGCGATTCTATGCAGATATATTATTATGGATCACCCAGACTACAAAGACTTCACAACCATTCAATCCTATAAATTCCGTCCAAATGATAAAGCACCAATTATCAACTATAACTGGATGTTGGAAGAGAATAAAAATATAACCAATTTCAAAAGCTATGCCTATGAAGGTCTGGATGGAATGAAAACAGGCCACACCACAAACGCAGGGAACAACTTCACAGGTACAGCTGAGCGTGATGGTATGCGTCTGATCAGTGTAGTTATGGGTACAACTTCAGAATCTGCACGTTTCAAGGAAACGAAGAAGGTACTGGACTTCGGATTTAACAACTTCGAAGTAAAACAGGCTGTTGCTGCTAAAACGAAGGTTACTGGTTGGGAAGCTGTACCACTGAAAAAAGGTGCAGAAACAACGGTACCTGTTGTTACAGATAATGCTGTAAGTTTTGTTGTCCCTAAAGGAACACAAAACCTGGATGTGACATTTAAAGCGAACATCACCGAAGCAGACAAGCTAGTTGCACCAATTAAAGCAGGAACTAAAGTTGGAACGGTAACTTATAGCTACAAAGCTGAAGGTATTGAACCACAGGAGAAAACGGTGAATCTCATAACCGCAGAAGAAGCAGAGAAGGGCGGCTGGTTCCGTCTATTCTTCCGTGCTGTTAAGGATTTCTTCGTTGATCTGTTCGATGGAATCAAAAACTTGTTCTAA
- the pdxS gene encoding pyridoxal 5'-phosphate synthase lyase subunit PdxS → METGTSRVKRGMAEMQKGGVIMDVMNAEQAKIAEAAGATAVMALERVPSDIRAAGGVARMADPTIVEEVMKVVTIPVMAKARIGHYVEAKVLESLGVDYLDESEVLTPADEVFHIDKHEFTVPFVCGAKDLGEALRRIGEGASMIRTKGEPGTGNIVEAVRHMRFINSQIRKVTNMSKDELYAEAKNLGVAYELLLDVHENGKLPVVNFAAGGVATPADAALMMHLGADGVFVGSGIFKSDSPEKFARAIVEATTHYTDYKLIAEVSKNLGAPMKGIEISKLSPSERMQDRGW, encoded by the coding sequence ATGGAAACAGGAACATCGCGCGTTAAAAGAGGTATGGCTGAAATGCAAAAAGGTGGCGTCATCATGGACGTTATGAATGCAGAACAAGCTAAAATCGCTGAAGCAGCAGGTGCTACGGCGGTTATGGCTTTAGAACGTGTTCCTTCTGATATTCGTGCGGCTGGTGGAGTGGCTCGTATGGCGGATCCAACAATTGTCGAAGAAGTGATGAAAGTTGTAACTATTCCAGTCATGGCAAAAGCTCGGATTGGACACTATGTTGAAGCCAAAGTTCTAGAATCACTCGGGGTAGATTATCTGGATGAGAGTGAAGTGCTAACTCCTGCGGATGAAGTATTCCATATTGATAAGCATGAGTTCACTGTACCGTTTGTATGTGGAGCTAAAGACCTTGGGGAAGCATTGCGCCGTATTGGTGAAGGAGCTTCCATGATTCGTACGAAAGGTGAACCGGGAACAGGAAATATCGTTGAAGCTGTTCGTCATATGCGTTTCATTAACAGCCAGATTCGTAAAGTTACGAACATGTCCAAGGATGAGTTGTATGCTGAAGCGAAAAACCTGGGTGTTGCCTATGAATTGCTGCTTGACGTACATGAGAACGGTAAGCTGCCAGTGGTTAACTTTGCAGCGGGTGGTGTAGCTACTCCTGCAGATGCAGCACTTATGATGCATCTGGGAGCTGATGGCGTATTCGTAGGTTCAGGGATTTTCAAATCGGACAGCCCTGAGAAATTCGCTCGTGCCATTGTAGAAGCAACAACGCACTATACGGATTACAAACTAATTGCCGAAGTTTCGAAAAACCTCGGAGCACCAATGAAAGGTATCGAGATTTCCAAGCTTTCGCCTTCTGAGCGTATGCAGGATCGCGGCTGGTAA
- the pdxT gene encoding pyridoxal 5'-phosphate synthase glutaminase subunit PdxT yields MKIGVLALQGAVTEHIRSVEQAGAEGMAIKNIEQLDELDGLILPGGESTTIGKLMRKYGFMEAIREFAAAGKPVFGTCAGLIVMAKHIAGQEEAHLELMDMTVSRNAFGRQRESFETDLPVKGIEETVRAVFIRAPLIESVGEQVEVLSTYKDEIVTARQGHLLACSYHPELTDDYRLHAYFVDMARSYKASVQNL; encoded by the coding sequence ATGAAGATCGGCGTGTTAGCACTTCAGGGCGCAGTAACGGAGCATATCCGTAGTGTTGAGCAAGCTGGGGCAGAGGGAATGGCCATCAAAAACATCGAGCAACTGGACGAGTTGGATGGGCTGATCCTTCCTGGTGGTGAGAGCACTACAATTGGTAAACTGATGCGCAAATATGGCTTTATGGAAGCTATTCGTGAATTTGCTGCAGCAGGTAAACCGGTTTTTGGTACATGCGCAGGGTTGATTGTAATGGCTAAGCATATTGCAGGTCAGGAAGAGGCTCATTTGGAACTGATGGATATGACCGTATCCCGTAATGCTTTTGGACGGCAGAGAGAGAGCTTTGAGACCGATCTGCCAGTCAAGGGTATTGAGGAAACGGTGAGAGCTGTATTCATTCGGGCTCCTTTGATTGAAAGTGTAGGAGAACAGGTTGAGGTTCTTTCCACATACAAGGATGAAATTGTAACAGCACGTCAGGGTCATTTGCTGGCTTGTTCTTACCATCCTGAATTGACGGACGACTACCGCTTGCATGCTTACTTTGTAGACATGGCTCGGTCATATAAAGCGTCTGTGCAGAATCTATAG
- the serS gene encoding serine--tRNA ligase, translating into MLDVKILRNEYARVEEALTNRGKSLDLIAGFTEMDTKRRELLQENETLKGRRNTVSGEVARLKKNRENADDLILEMREVSDRIKAMDEEVRELEAKINELTMAIPNIPNESVPVGASEEDNVEVRRYAEPKSFSFTPKAHWEIAQDLDILDFEAAAKVTGSRFTFYKGLGARLERALINFMMDLHSDQHGYEEILPPYIVNRDSLFGTGQLPKFEEDLFKLKDTEYYLIPTAEVPVTNYHREEILNLEDLPKHFVAYSSCFRSEAGSAGRDTRGLIRQHQFNKVELLKLSSPETSYEELEKMTQNAERVLQLLELPYRVLTLCTADMGFTSAKTYDIEVWLPESDTYREISSCSNCEDFQARRANIRFRREPKAKPEFVHTLNGSGLAVGRTVAAILENYQQEDGTVVIPEVLRPYMGGISVIARRA; encoded by the coding sequence ATGCTTGATGTGAAGATATTGCGGAATGAGTATGCACGTGTAGAAGAAGCGTTAACGAATCGTGGCAAGTCTCTGGATCTCATTGCAGGATTCACCGAAATGGATACCAAACGCAGAGAATTGCTGCAAGAGAATGAAACGTTAAAAGGTCGTCGGAATACGGTATCAGGAGAAGTAGCTCGTCTGAAGAAAAACCGGGAGAACGCAGACGATCTCATCCTTGAGATGCGTGAGGTTTCCGATCGAATCAAAGCAATGGATGAAGAAGTTCGCGAGTTGGAAGCGAAGATTAATGAGCTGACGATGGCGATTCCAAACATTCCGAATGAGAGTGTACCTGTTGGAGCTTCCGAAGAGGACAATGTGGAGGTTCGCCGTTATGCAGAACCCAAATCATTCTCATTCACACCAAAAGCCCATTGGGAAATTGCCCAGGATCTCGATATTCTTGATTTTGAAGCAGCGGCTAAGGTAACGGGTTCCCGTTTTACGTTTTACAAAGGACTTGGTGCTCGCCTGGAACGAGCTCTGATTAACTTCATGATGGATCTGCACAGTGATCAGCATGGTTATGAAGAGATTCTGCCTCCTTATATCGTGAACCGGGATAGTCTGTTTGGTACAGGACAACTGCCGAAGTTTGAGGAAGACTTGTTCAAGCTGAAAGATACAGAGTATTACCTGATTCCAACTGCCGAAGTTCCGGTAACGAACTATCATCGCGAAGAGATTCTGAACTTGGAGGATCTGCCGAAACATTTTGTGGCATACAGCTCATGTTTCCGTTCAGAAGCCGGTTCAGCTGGGCGCGATACGCGTGGTCTGATTCGCCAGCATCAGTTCAATAAAGTAGAATTGCTGAAACTCTCTTCTCCAGAAACTTCTTATGAGGAATTGGAGAAAATGACACAAAACGCAGAGCGTGTACTGCAATTGCTGGAACTTCCATACCGTGTCCTTACGCTATGTACAGCCGATATGGGCTTCACATCAGCGAAAACTTATGATATTGAAGTATGGTTGCCTGAGAGTGACACATATCGTGAGATTTCTTCATGCTCTAACTGTGAGGATTTCCAAGCACGTCGAGCAAATATTCGTTTCCGTAGAGAACCAAAAGCGAAGCCGGAATTCGTGCACACACTGAACGGTTCAGGGCTTGCTGTTGGACGTACAGTAGCTGCGATCTTGGAAAACTACCAACAGGAAGATGGCACAGTCGTGATTCCAGAGGTTCTTCGTCCTTATATGGGTGGAATCAGTGTCATTGCACGTCGTGCATAG
- a CDS encoding small acid-soluble spore protein P: MSKPKAVPVPEAQPSKQHRQPSKGSSMQEPLSGSKKVKNQNHVDHLNPEG; this comes from the coding sequence ATGAGCAAACCTAAAGCTGTCCCTGTACCTGAGGCACAACCGTCTAAACAGCATAGACAACCTTCTAAGGGATCTTCCATGCAAGAGCCATTATCGGGTTCCAAAAAGGTAAAAAACCAAAATCATGTTGATCACTTGAACCCTGAGGGTTAA
- a CDS encoding GNAT family N-acetyltransferase — protein sequence MALTLYDTPNGISLRLLTSEDTQAYLDLIQITRIPYQSVEPIREDEFYTLEAQTRRIQDRMKASEEGTGYQFGIYTIKDSTLIGQVSLNNVVHGVANYADMGYFIHPDYQGGGRMTAAVKLAVAYAFRALKLNRVQAAILPTNQGSQRVLEKNGFQAEGIARKYLKINGQYQDHQIYAVLVGDLHEQLSD from the coding sequence ATGGCACTGACACTATACGACACACCTAACGGTATCAGCCTTCGTTTATTAACATCAGAGGATACACAGGCTTATCTAGATCTGATTCAGATTACACGCATCCCCTATCAATCTGTAGAGCCTATACGAGAGGATGAGTTCTATACGCTGGAAGCACAGACTAGACGCATTCAGGATCGAATGAAGGCTTCTGAAGAAGGAACCGGGTATCAGTTCGGTATTTATACCATCAAGGACAGTACTCTCATTGGACAAGTTAGCCTAAACAATGTTGTCCACGGTGTCGCCAACTATGCGGATATGGGTTACTTCATCCACCCAGACTATCAAGGCGGCGGACGAATGACTGCTGCTGTAAAATTAGCTGTAGCCTACGCATTTCGTGCACTGAAGCTGAATCGTGTACAAGCTGCCATTCTGCCTACCAATCAAGGATCGCAGCGTGTGCTTGAGAAGAACGGCTTTCAAGCAGAAGGTATTGCACGTAAATATCTTAAGATTAACGGGCAATATCAAGACCATCAGATTTATGCTGTTCTCGTTGGTGATCTGCACGAACAATTATCTGACTAG
- the tadA gene encoding tRNA adenosine(34) deaminase TadA — MNDISSHIDLSHLPEEARHEYWMREAIAEAQKAEALGEVPIGAVIVQNNRIVGRGYNLRETTLDSTAHAEMVAIRQASETIGAWRLLDCSLYVTLEPCPMCAGAIVQSRVPRVIYGTADPKAGCAGTLMNLLQEPRFNHRTDVIPDVLQPECSTMLTQFFRRLRKK, encoded by the coding sequence ATGAATGATATTTCCTCCCATATTGATCTTTCCCACCTTCCGGAAGAGGCTAGGCACGAGTATTGGATGCGGGAAGCTATTGCTGAGGCACAAAAAGCGGAGGCACTTGGGGAAGTTCCTATTGGGGCTGTCATCGTGCAGAATAACCGGATCGTCGGACGTGGATATAACCTACGAGAAACAACGCTGGATTCGACAGCTCATGCAGAAATGGTCGCTATTCGTCAGGCCAGTGAAACGATTGGAGCTTGGCGACTGCTGGATTGCAGTCTGTATGTTACGCTTGAGCCTTGCCCCATGTGTGCGGGTGCAATAGTACAATCACGTGTTCCGCGTGTAATCTATGGCACCGCCGATCCAAAGGCGGGATGTGCAGGAACATTGATGAACCTGTTGCAGGAGCCAAGGTTTAATCATCGAACAGATGTCATCCCGGATGTGCTCCAGCCTGAATGCTCCACCATGCTCACTCAATTTTTCCGACGTTTGCGTAAAAAATAG